In one candidate division KSB1 bacterium genomic region, the following are encoded:
- a CDS encoding TRAP transporter small permease has protein sequence MNRALGTIDLLLPRFLAVLMAILVVDVSWQVMARFVIRRPSSFTEELATFLLIWIGLLGGAYALGQKAHLGVDALTSRLPTRAKLAAEVLAHLSIIGFAVAVLIRGGLRLVYISLRLNQISAALRVKMGYVYLALPIAGILFVLYSFCHLMETVSKIRSHSAIEAVQPKTREGAG, from the coding sequence GTGAACCGGGCGCTCGGGACCATTGATCTCCTGCTCCCCCGATTCTTGGCCGTACTCATGGCGATTCTCGTGGTCGACGTGAGCTGGCAAGTGATGGCGCGATTTGTGATCCGGCGGCCGAGTTCGTTCACCGAGGAGCTGGCCACTTTCCTCTTGATCTGGATTGGCTTACTGGGCGGTGCCTATGCCCTGGGGCAGAAGGCCCACCTGGGCGTGGACGCACTGACCAGCCGTCTTCCCACGCGGGCCAAGCTTGCCGCCGAAGTTCTGGCCCACCTCAGCATAATCGGGTTCGCCGTTGCGGTTCTCATCCGCGGTGGCTTGAGGCTTGTCTACATTTCGCTCCGTCTCAACCAAATTTCGGCGGCCCTCAGGGTGAAGATGGGTTACGTCTATCTGGCGCTGCCCATTGCCGGCATCCTTTTCGTTCTGTACTCCTTCTGCCACTTAATGGAAACGGTCTCGAAGATTCGTAGCCACTCCGCGATCGAAGCAGTCCAGCCGAAGACCAGGGAGGGAGCGGGATGA
- a CDS encoding TRAP transporter substrate-binding protein — MVARARKCGALLLSLFLAGCNQGGTVRVLKLAYVLDTRHPVHQAMAYLGSRLEALSHGALRLDIFPAGQLGGEREYLESLQVRSLDLAKVSSSVLENFVPSRAVFSLPYLFVDEKHKWRVLVGPLGRRLLLEGERYWLRGLCYYETGSRNFYLVNRPVLRPEDLHGLKIRVMQSYWSIRTVNTLGGSATPIAFGELYTALQQGVVDGAENNIPTFYESRHFEMCKYLILDGHSSPPDALVISTHTWDRLQPIERRWLEQAAEESVAYKRRLWATAVEQDLAAVRRAGVQVIVPDVESFRQRVQVLYEELRHSHHDLYRLVEEIRSAAAPEESHPLAYLEQRHPDEDTAQKAVAEAAP, encoded by the coding sequence ATGGTCGCGCGAGCTCGCAAATGTGGTGCGCTCCTCTTATCGCTCTTCCTGGCCGGCTGTAACCAGGGCGGTACGGTGCGGGTCCTCAAGCTGGCCTATGTGCTGGACACCCGGCATCCAGTCCATCAGGCGATGGCTTATCTGGGGAGCAGACTGGAAGCTTTGTCGCACGGTGCCCTGCGGCTGGACATCTTCCCAGCGGGTCAACTCGGTGGAGAACGGGAATACCTCGAATCCCTCCAGGTCAGATCCCTTGACCTGGCCAAAGTTTCCTCCAGCGTACTCGAAAACTTTGTCCCCTCGAGGGCCGTCTTTAGCCTGCCCTACCTGTTCGTGGACGAGAAGCACAAGTGGCGCGTACTGGTGGGGCCCCTTGGCAGACGTCTCCTTCTTGAAGGCGAACGGTATTGGCTTCGGGGGCTGTGCTACTACGAGACGGGCTCCCGCAACTTTTACCTTGTCAACCGGCCGGTCCTGCGGCCGGAAGACCTGCACGGCCTGAAGATCCGGGTGATGCAGAGCTACTGGTCGATCCGCACGGTCAACACCCTCGGCGGTTCGGCGACGCCGATCGCCTTCGGGGAACTTTACACAGCCCTCCAACAGGGTGTGGTAGACGGCGCGGAGAACAACATCCCCACCTTCTATGAATCTCGCCACTTCGAAATGTGTAAGTATTTGATCCTCGACGGGCACTCTTCTCCTCCAGACGCACTGGTGATCAGCACGCACACTTGGGATCGTCTCCAGCCCATTGAGCGCCGGTGGCTGGAGCAGGCCGCTGAGGAATCTGTGGCTTATAAAAGAAGGCTCTGGGCAACCGCGGTCGAACAGGATCTAGCCGCCGTCCGTCGAGCCGGTGTTCAGGTGATCGTTCCCGACGTGGAGTCTTTCCGCCAGAGGGTGCAAGTCCTGTACGAGGAACTGAGACACTCGCACCACGACTTGTACCGGCTTGTCGAAGAAATTCGCAGTGCAGCCGCGCCAGAAGAAAGCCATCCTCTGGCGTATCTTGAACAGCGACATCCAGACGAGGACACCGCTCAAAAGGCAGTGGCCGAGGCTGCGCCGTGA
- a CDS encoding 3-oxoacyl-ACP reductase FabG produces MKIELAGRVAIVTGAATGIGRAIALQLGRCGAAVVVNYCHSEQEAYNVVQTLYKIGARAEAMRADVTQKKEVDRLVQATLERFGGRIDILVNNAGSLVERCLIADMREELWDEVIALNLKSVFLCSQAVLPTMKKQGWGRIVNIASIAGRNGGGLGATHYSAAKAGVIAFTKGLAKELARTGITVNAVNPGVITTPYHDKFTAPEVRQRFLELIPLGREGTPDEVAAAVVFLASEHASYITGETIEVNGGMLMD; encoded by the coding sequence GTGAAGATAGAGCTGGCAGGAAGGGTGGCGATTGTCACAGGTGCGGCGACGGGTATCGGTCGGGCCATTGCGCTGCAGCTCGGCAGATGCGGCGCGGCCGTGGTCGTTAACTATTGCCACAGCGAGCAGGAAGCCTACAACGTTGTGCAGACGCTCTACAAGATCGGGGCCCGAGCAGAGGCGATGCGGGCCGACGTAACCCAGAAAAAGGAGGTCGATCGTCTGGTTCAGGCCACGCTCGAGCGATTCGGGGGACGAATCGACATCCTCGTGAACAACGCCGGCTCCCTTGTGGAACGCTGCCTGATCGCCGACATGCGGGAAGAGCTTTGGGATGAAGTGATCGCCCTCAATCTGAAAAGCGTATTTCTCTGCAGCCAGGCAGTCCTGCCAACGATGAAGAAGCAGGGCTGGGGCCGCATTGTCAACATCGCCTCCATCGCGGGGCGTAATGGCGGCGGCCTCGGCGCCACCCACTATTCGGCCGCCAAGGCAGGAGTCATCGCTTTTACCAAGGGGCTTGCCAAGGAACTCGCCCGGACGGGCATCACGGTGAACGCCGTTAACCCGGGAGTCATCACGACCCCCTATCACGACAAGTTCACTGCACCGGAGGTTCGTCAAAGGTTCCTCGAGCTAATCCCACTGGGACGAGAAGGGACGCCGGACGAGGTAGCGGCAGCCGTCGTTTTCCTGGCTTCCGAGCACGCCAGCTACATTACGGGCGAGACAATCGAGGTGAACGGCGGGATGCTCATGGACTGA